One Salvia splendens isolate huo1 chromosome 22, SspV2, whole genome shotgun sequence DNA segment encodes these proteins:
- the LOC121787656 gene encoding ubiquitin receptor RAD23c-like isoform X1, which translates to MKIFVKTLKGSHFPVEVKPEDTVADVKKSIEEVQGSGVYPAAQQMLIHQGKVLKDETTLEENKVAENSFVVIMLSKTKVSSTGGSSSAPPSNNPQPASNTSQPTLPVTAAPSPAPTVAPVQSAPESSPVPVPSPAPAPSADVYGLAASNLVAGTNLESTVQEIFDMGGGSWDRDTIVRALRAAYNNPERAVEYLYSGIPEQAEIPPVAQPPAGVQPVNPPSQATQPAVPPSGPNANPLDLFPQGLPNMGSNAAGAGTLDFLRNSQQFQALRAMVQANPQILQPMLQELGKQNPQLVRLIQEHQADFLRLINEPVEGEGNILGQLAEAAPQAVTVTREEREAIERLESMGFDRALVLEVFFACNKNEELAANYLLDHMHEFE; encoded by the exons ATGAAGATTTTCGTGAAGACTCTGAAAGGCTCGCACTTCCCCGTCGAAGTGAAACCCGAGGACACT GTGGCAGATGTGAAAAAGAGTATTGAAGAAGTCCAGGGGTCTGGCGTCTACCCTGCTGCCCAACAGATGCTTATCCATCAAGGGAAAGTGCTCAAGGATGAGACGACTCTAGAGGAGAACAAAGTTGCTGAAAATAGTTTTGTTGTGATTATGTTGTCCAAG ACCAAGGTTTCATCAACTGGAGGGTCGTCATCTGCTCCACCATCAAACAAT CCACAACCTGCGAGTAATACATCTCAGCCAACGTTACCTGTAACAGCAGCTCCTTCTCCTGCACCAACTGTTGCCCC CGTGCAATCAGCTCCTGAATCTTCTCCTGTTCCAGTTCCTTCTCCTGCCCCTGCTCC CTCAGCAGATGTGTATGGTCTAGCAGCATCAAATCTTGTTGCTGGAACTAATCTGGAGTCCACTGTTCAAGAAATTTTTGACATGGGTGGAGGAAGCTGGGATAGAGATACGATTGTTCGTGCCCTAAGGGCTGCATATAATAATCCTGAAAGAGCTGTCGAATACCTCTATTCT GGTATTCCAGAGCAAGCAGAAATTCCTCCCGTGGCTCAACCTCCTGCAGGTGTGCAGCCTGTAAACCCTCCATCCCAGGCTACGCAACCAGCTGTACCTCCTAGTGGCCCCAATGCTAATCCGTTGGATCTTTTTCCTCAG GGTCTTCCAAATATGGGTTCTAATGCAGCAGGTGCAGGCACATTAGATTTTCTTCGTAATAGTCAGCAG TTTCAAGCCCTACGAGCCATGGTGCAAGCAAATCCTCAAATTTTGCAG CCTATGCTCCAAGAACTTGGAAAGCAGAATCCACAGCTTGTAAGATTGATCCAAGAACACCAGGCTGACTTCCTACGCCTAATAAATGAACCTGTTGAAGGCGAGGG AAATATACTTGGGCAACTCGCTGAAGCAGCGCCACAGGCTGTGACTGTTACTCGTGAAGAGCGGGAAGCAATTGAACGT CTTGAATCAATGGGTTTTGATCGAGCCTTGGTACTGGAAGTCTTCTTTGCATGCAACAAGAATGAAGAGCTGGCAGCGAACTACTTGCTGGATCATATGCATGAATTTGAATAA
- the LOC121787656 gene encoding ubiquitin receptor RAD23c-like isoform X2: MKIFVKTLKGSHFPVEVKPEDTVADVKKSIEEVQGSGVYPAAQQMLIHQGKVLKDETTLEENKVAENSFVVIMLSKPQPASNTSQPTLPVTAAPSPAPTVAPVQSAPESSPVPVPSPAPAPSADVYGLAASNLVAGTNLESTVQEIFDMGGGSWDRDTIVRALRAAYNNPERAVEYLYSGIPEQAEIPPVAQPPAGVQPVNPPSQATQPAVPPSGPNANPLDLFPQGLPNMGSNAAGAGTLDFLRNSQQFQALRAMVQANPQILQPMLQELGKQNPQLVRLIQEHQADFLRLINEPVEGEGNILGQLAEAAPQAVTVTREEREAIERLESMGFDRALVLEVFFACNKNEELAANYLLDHMHEFE, from the exons ATGAAGATTTTCGTGAAGACTCTGAAAGGCTCGCACTTCCCCGTCGAAGTGAAACCCGAGGACACT GTGGCAGATGTGAAAAAGAGTATTGAAGAAGTCCAGGGGTCTGGCGTCTACCCTGCTGCCCAACAGATGCTTATCCATCAAGGGAAAGTGCTCAAGGATGAGACGACTCTAGAGGAGAACAAAGTTGCTGAAAATAGTTTTGTTGTGATTATGTTGTCCAAG CCACAACCTGCGAGTAATACATCTCAGCCAACGTTACCTGTAACAGCAGCTCCTTCTCCTGCACCAACTGTTGCCCC CGTGCAATCAGCTCCTGAATCTTCTCCTGTTCCAGTTCCTTCTCCTGCCCCTGCTCC CTCAGCAGATGTGTATGGTCTAGCAGCATCAAATCTTGTTGCTGGAACTAATCTGGAGTCCACTGTTCAAGAAATTTTTGACATGGGTGGAGGAAGCTGGGATAGAGATACGATTGTTCGTGCCCTAAGGGCTGCATATAATAATCCTGAAAGAGCTGTCGAATACCTCTATTCT GGTATTCCAGAGCAAGCAGAAATTCCTCCCGTGGCTCAACCTCCTGCAGGTGTGCAGCCTGTAAACCCTCCATCCCAGGCTACGCAACCAGCTGTACCTCCTAGTGGCCCCAATGCTAATCCGTTGGATCTTTTTCCTCAG GGTCTTCCAAATATGGGTTCTAATGCAGCAGGTGCAGGCACATTAGATTTTCTTCGTAATAGTCAGCAG TTTCAAGCCCTACGAGCCATGGTGCAAGCAAATCCTCAAATTTTGCAG CCTATGCTCCAAGAACTTGGAAAGCAGAATCCACAGCTTGTAAGATTGATCCAAGAACACCAGGCTGACTTCCTACGCCTAATAAATGAACCTGTTGAAGGCGAGGG AAATATACTTGGGCAACTCGCTGAAGCAGCGCCACAGGCTGTGACTGTTACTCGTGAAGAGCGGGAAGCAATTGAACGT CTTGAATCAATGGGTTTTGATCGAGCCTTGGTACTGGAAGTCTTCTTTGCATGCAACAAGAATGAAGAGCTGGCAGCGAACTACTTGCTGGATCATATGCATGAATTTGAATAA
- the LOC121786124 gene encoding IST1-like protein, with protein sequence MGKRLNALLGRSSSASKKLRTVANLAVSRIVILRNLHGVRCSQARSDVIQLLHQQPHQHHALVRVEQVIREQNALDALVMIEMCCHILKESTEIITNSRECPDEVKEAVSSLIFAASRTGEFPELQEIRRIFTSKYGKDFAYSAVELRNGCRVYPKLVEGLSRERASMETRQNLLKQIAKENGITLELSRNIDLQEESEELKDVPMKDDYHEVAPADGDAFDSDDDGSSAMCRSDEEEIIENLNEYNVQENA encoded by the exons ATGGGGAAGCGGTTGAATGCTCTGCTGGGAAGAAGCTCCAGCGCCTCGAAGAAGCTAAGGACGGTGGCGAATCTCGCAGTCTCTAGGATCGTCATTCTCAGAAACCTTCACGGCGTGAGATGCAGCCAAGCAAGATCCGACGTGATTCAGCTGCTGCACCAACAACCTCATCAACACCATGCTCTCGTTCGA GTTGAGCAAGTGATCAGGGAGCAAAATGCATTGGATGCACTGGTTATGATTGAGATGTGCTGCCATATATTGAAGGAGAGCACTGAGATTATCACAAACAGCAG GGAGTGTCCGGATGAGGTGAAGGAGGCGGTATCGAGCTTGATCTTTGCTGCTTCAAGAACTGGAGAGTTCCCGGAGCTGCAAGAGATTCGCCGCATCTTCACTTCCAAATATGGCAAAGACTTTGCATACAGTGCTGTGGAATTAAGAAATGGCTGCAGAGTTTATCCTAAG TTGGTAGAGGGATTATCGAGAGAGAGAGCGAGTATGGAGACCAGACAAAATCTGCTTAAGCAAATCGCGAAAGAAAATGGGATCACTCTAGAACTGAGCAGAAACATTGATCTGCAAGAAGAGAGTGAAGAATTAAAAGATGTTCCCATGAAAGATGATTACCATGAGGTAGCACCAGCGGATGGAGATGCATTCGACTCAGATGATGATGGCTCCAGTGCAATGTGCAGATcagatgaagaagaaataatAGAGAATCTAAATGAATATAATGTGCAAGAGAATGCCTAA